One Tachysurus vachellii isolate PV-2020 chromosome 8, HZAU_Pvac_v1, whole genome shotgun sequence genomic window carries:
- the epc2 gene encoding enhancer of polycomb homolog 2 produces the protein MSKLSFRARALDAAKPLPVYGNGDIPDLTDCVSISRAVPQMPTGMEKEEESEHHLQRAICAQQVFREKKDCMVIPVPETQGNITYYDRLYKGDFRQPKQLIHIQPFGLDSEQPDYDMDSEDETLLNRLNRKMELKPLQFEVMVDRLEKASANQLVTLQEAKLLLNEDDYLLKSVYDYWVRKRKNCRGPSLIPQIRQEKRDGSTNNDAYVAFRRRTEKMQTRKNRKNDEASYEKMLKLRREFSRAITILEMVKKREKSKRELLHLTLEVVEKRYQMSDFSGDVLNEVSAPLAEKTVYPAPICLPNGNRHKVENKMKTHKSVPKHHTYHFPVKIEPQFDIARGHKKYTRRPKLEPLRQHAVTKADIKQYDFHSSGEEENPLSPSSEPDEENDPDGGFVFRRRAGCHYLAPLTDKSCTPVPHLDGIDALCQRNSLTALSVPRCCVGVTRRRLGRGGRVLLDRTSSDLDRVLRHLDPDTISTSDPFPTLTDTQTNTHLPVSASAKPQRSLAQLLHDIQACRRRYFRPRALNQNGKEESRPDALQDNRKGGRGTTVSNGLRNGSLGGITEEQFQSHQQQLAQMLQQQGPQTLPVSEHSHAHVSKSASSSSLSKTLDSASAHFAASAVVSGSNKDLKPHSTGVNGVLTNSGSSRQNKFSCSSPLGVGSVSSGSSSSARPPAVPQSVPHVSVVSPARPCAPSSPTLKLASLASSSLERVPKVTLGRDKHEPERLALNGLSDTTVAMEVT, from the exons ATGAGCAAACTGTCGTTCCGTGCGCGAGCGCTAGACGCCGCCAAACCGCTGCCGGTTTACGGTAACGGCGACATCCCGGATTTAACGGACTGCGTGTCCATCAGCAGGGCGGTGCCTCAGATGCCCACTGGgatggagaaagaggaggaatCG GAGCACCATCTCCAGAGGGCCATCTGTGCCCAGCAGGTGTTCAGGGAGAAGAAGGACTGTATGGTCATCCCTGTGCCCGAGACTCAAGGCAACATCACCTACTACGACCGCCTGTACAAAGGAGACTTCCGTCAGCCCAAGCAGCTCATCCACATCCAGC CTTTCGGACTGGACAGCGAACAGCCGGACTACGACATGGACTCGGAGGACGAGACGCTTCTCAATCGACTGAACCGCAAGATGGAGCTAAAGCCGCTCCAGTTCGAGGTCATGGTGGACAGGCTGGAGAAAGCCAGCGCTAACCAG CTGGTGACTCTGCAGGAGGCCAAACTGCTCCTGAACGAAGACGACTACCTGCTCAAGTCTGTGTACGACTATTgggtgaggaagaggaagaactGCCGTGGGCCTTCGCTCATCCCGCAGATAAGGCAGGAAAAGCGCGACGGCTCCACCAACAACGACGCCTACGTGGCTTTTCGCCGACGCACAGAGAAGATGCAGACGAGGAAG AACCGTAAAAACGACGAGGCGTCCTACGAAAAGATGCTGAAGCTGAGACGGGAGTTCAGCCGAGCCATCACCATCCTAGAGATGGTCAAGAAGAGggaaaagagcaagagagagctgCTGCACCTCACACTGGAGGTGGTGGAgaagag GTACCAAATGAGTGATTTCTCCGGAGACGTTTTAAACGAGGTCTCAGCACCACTGGCAGAAAAAACAGTCTACCCAGCTCCAATATGTCTGCCCAACGGGAACCGGCATAAAgtggaaaacaaaatgaag ACCCACAAGTCCGTGCCGAAGCACCACACGTACCACTTTCCAGTCAAGATCGAGCCTCAGTTCGACATCGCCCGGGGGCATAAAAAATACACGCGCAGACCCAAGCTGGAGCCGCTACGCCAGCATGCCGTCACCAAGGCCGACATCAAACAGTACGACTTTCACAGCTCCGGGGAGGAGGAAAACCCACTG TCTCCGTCATCTGAGCCGGACGAGGAGAATGACCCAGATGGAGGCTTTGTTTTTAGACGTAGAGCCGGTTGCCATTACCTCGCT cccctCACAGATAAGAGCTGCACTCCTGTACCACATCTGGACGGCATCGACGCTCTGTGTCAGAGAAACTCCCTCACAGCCCTGTCGGTGCCACGCTGCTGCGTAGGAGTGACGCGCAGACGCCTGGGCCGTGGCGGCAG AGTTCTGCTCGACCGAACCTCATCGGATCTGGACCGAGTCCTCAGGCACTTGGACCCTGACACGATCAGCACCTCTGACCCCTTCCCCACGCTCACGGACACACAGACGAACACACACCTTCCCGTATCAGCCAGCGCAAAGCCTCAGCGCTCTCTGGCTCAGCTCCTTCACGACATCCAGGCCTGCAGGCGAAGGTACTTCCGCCCACGAGCCCTCAACCAAAACGGAAAGGAAGAGAGCAGACCAGACGCTCTTCAGGACAACAggaaaggaggaagaggaacgACAGTCAGCAACGGTTTGAGAAACGGCAGTTTAG GTGGGATCACAGAGGAGCAGTTTCAGTCTCACCAGCAGCAGCTGGCTCAGATGCTCCAGCAGCAAGGCCCGCAGACCCTCCCTGTGTCTGAACATTCCCATGCacatgtgtct AAATCAGCCTCCTCTAGCAGTCTGTCCAAGACGTTAGACTCAGCCAGCGCTCACTTCGCTGCCTCTGCTGTGGTCAGCGGCTCAAACAAGGATCTCAAACCTCACAGCACCGGCGTCAACGGTGTCCTTACAAATTCAG GAAGCTCCAGACAGAATAAGTTCAGCTGTTCGTCTCCGCTCGGAGTCGGCAGCGTCTCCTCAGGCTCGTCGTCCTCTGCCCGCCCGCCTGCTGTGCCCCAGTCTGTGCCCCATGTGAGTGTGGTGTCTCCTGCACGACCCTGTGCCCCCTCGTCGCCCACGTTAAAGCTCGCCAGCTTGGCCAGCAGCAGTCTGGAGCGCGTTCCTAAAGTCACACTTGGCAG ggATAAACACGAGCCGGAGAGGCTGGCACTGAACGGATTATCAGACACCACTGTGGCCATGGAGGTGACATAG